A region from the Lolium perenne isolate Kyuss_39 chromosome 4, Kyuss_2.0, whole genome shotgun sequence genome encodes:
- the LOC127348500 gene encoding ervatamin-B-like — protein sequence MPSTISRARGVLPAVTMVAALATMALAARTQTENRIYVNSEDVASEESLRGLYERWYRLYRPGGDPANKAKRYAIFKAEVRAVYELNEGDTRVKHHLNWFADMSQGEYAEYFANCSPREIQPFGDIPAMNHHQPSRYYPDKLPLTVDWRTVDGVLTSVKQQGNCGSCWAIAAAEAMESVHFLKNKQRTNLSAQELVDCTPNNEGCKGGFASRAFQYVIDRRGIHSSEQYPYVGKAQYCDPPSVSPVMSIKKFYFVQRRNEKMLMDAVAHNPVVVLIVGAENMHFKHYSGGIYRGPCGMDKKHEALLVGYGTTPSDDSNDPGAKYWIVKNSWGDSWGEKGYMRLARGHQAYGGLCGIMLDPKYPSHPKRLDHAYA from the coding sequence ATGCCGTCTACTATTTCAAGGGCGAGAGGCGTGTTGCCCGCGGTCACCATGGTCGCTGCACTCGCGACTATGGCTTTGGCGGCAAGAACGCAAACGGAGAATAGAATATACGTCAACTCGGAGGATGTTGCTTCAGAGGAGAGCCTGCGTGGGCTATACGAGCGCTGGTACAGGCTCTATAGGCCCGGCGGCGACCCCGCCAACAAGGCGAAGCGGTACGCCATCTTCAAGGCGGAGGTGCGTGCTGTGTATGAGCTGAATGAGGGCGACACACGCGTGAAACATCATCTGAACTGGTTCGCGGACATGAGCCAAGGTGAGTACGCCGAATATTTCGCCAACTGCTCCCCCCGTGAGATCCAACCCTTCGGTGATATCCCGGCAATGAACCATCACCAGCCCAGCCGGTACTACCCTGACAAATTGCCACTCACCGTGGACTGGCGGACCGTGGATGGTGTTCTCACCAGCGTGAAGCAGCAGGGGAATTGCGGAAGCTGCTGGGCTATTGCTGCCGCCGAGGCGATGGAGAGTGTACACTTCCTCAAGAATAAGCAGCGCACCAACCTCTCTGCTCAAGAATTGGTTGACTGCACCCCCAACAACGAGGGTTGTAAAGGTGGCTTTGCTTCCAGGGCCTTCCAATATGTCATCGATAGGCGCGGCATCCATTCCTCCGAGCAGTACCCGTATGTGGGAAAGGCGCAGTATTGCGACCCTCCCTCGGTATCTCCCGTCATGTCCATCAAGAAATTTTACTTCGTGCAACGACGTAATGAGAAGATGCTCATGGATGCGGTGGCCCACAATCCTGTCGTGGTCTTGATTGTGGGCGCTGAAAACATGCACTTTAAGCACTATAGTGGCGGCATCTACAGAGGGCCATGCGGCATGGATAAAAAGCACGAAGCACTGCTCGTGGGCTACGGCACGACACCAAGTGACGATTCCAACGATCCTGGAGCCAAGTATTGGATTGTGAAGAACTCGTGGGGGGACTCTTGGGGAGAGAAGGGATACATGCGCCTCGCGCGCGGTCATCAGGCTTATGGCGGTCTCTGCGGTATTATGCTGGACCCAAAGTACCCATCACATCCGAAAAGGCTGGATCACGCGTATGCTTGA